One genomic window of Numida meleagris isolate 19003 breed g44 Domestic line chromosome 1, NumMel1.0, whole genome shotgun sequence includes the following:
- the PICK1 gene encoding PRKCA-binding protein isoform X2, whose amino-acid sequence MQGVRCKRFQRVRFQLVKTMFADLDYDIEEDKLGIPTVPGTVTLKKDSQNLIGISIGGGAQYCPCLYIVQVFDNTPAALDGTVAAGDEITGVNGKSVKGKTKVEVAKMIQMVKGEVTIHYNKLQADPKQGKSLDIVLKKVKHRLVENMSSGTADALGLSRAILCNDGLVKRLEELERTAELYKGLTEHTKSLLRAFFELSQTHRAFGDVFSVIGVREPQPAASEAFVKFADAHRNIEKFGIHLLKTIKPMLTDLNTYLNKAIPDTRLTIKKYLDVKFEYLSYCLKVKEMDDEEYSCIALGEPLYRVSTGNYEYRLILRCRQEARTRFAKMRKDVLEKIELLDQKHVQDIVFQLQRFVSTMSKYYDDCYAVLRDADVFPIEVDLARTTLNYGQKDTYTDGAEEEEGGESEREGSGKEDANGEKLIDDA is encoded by the exons ATGCAG GGAGTTCGCTGCAAGCGCTTTCAGAGAGTCAGGTTCCAGTTAGTGAAAACAATGTTTGCAGATTTGGATTATGATATTGAGGAAGATAAGCT AGGGATCCCCACTGTACCTGGGACAGTGACCTTGAAGAAGGACTCCCAGAATCTGATTGGGATCAGCATTGGGGGAGGAGCACAGTACTGCCCCTGTCTCTATATTGTCCAG GTATTCGATAACACTCCAGCAGCCTTAGATGGGACCGTAGCAGCAGGCGATGAAATCACAGGGGTCAATGGCAAGTCTGTCAAAGGGAAGACCAAGGTGGAGGTGGCCAAGATGATACAGATGGTAAAG GGAGAAGTGACAATTCACTACAACAAACTTCAGGCTGACCCAAAGCAGGGCAAGTCTTTGGATATTG TATTGAAGAAGGTAAAGCACCGACTGGTAGAGAACATGAGCTCAGGGACAGCAGATGCCCTGGGGTTAAGCCGAGCCATACTTTGCAATG ATGGATTGGTGAAGAGATTGGAGGAGCTAGAGAGGACTGCAGAGCTGTACAAAG GCTTGACAGAGCACACCAAGAGCCTTCTCAGAGCTTTCTTTGAGCTATCCCAGACGCACAGAG CATTTGGAGACGTTTTCTCTGTCATCGGTGTACGGGAGCCTCAACCAGCTGCCAGTGAAGCTTTTGTGAAATTTGCTGATGCCCATCGCAACATTGAGAAGTTTGGGATTCACCTTCTGAAAACAATTAAGCCG ATGCTGACTGACTTGAACACGTATCTGAATAAAGCCATTCCTGACACAAGGCTGACTATCAAAAAATACCTGGATGTCAAGTTTGAATATTTG TCTTACTGCCTGAAAGTCAAAGAGATGGATGATGAAGAATACAGCTGCATT GCTCTGGGTGAGCCCCTCTACCGAGTCAGCACCGGGAACTACGAGTACCGCCTTATCCTGCGTTGCCGCCAGGAGGCTCGCACGCGTTTTGCCAAGATGAGGAAAGACGTGCTAGAGAAAATAGAGCTCCTAGACCAGAAACATG TGCAGGACATCGTGTTCCAGCTCCAGCGTTTTGTCTCCACAATGTCCAAGTACTATGACGACTGCTATGCTGTGCTTCGAGACGCGGATGTCTTTCCCATTGAGGTGGACCTTGCCCGCACTACTCTGAACTATGGGCAGAAGGACACGTACACAGACGGggcagaagaagaagaaggaggagaaagtgAAAGAGAGGGTAGTGGGAAGGAGGATGCAAATGGTGAAAAGCTCATTGATGATGCCTGA
- the PICK1 gene encoding PRKCA-binding protein isoform X1 — protein MFADLDYDIEEDKLGIPTVPGTVTLKKDSQNLIGISIGGGAQYCPCLYIVQVFDNTPAALDGTVAAGDEITGVNGKSVKGKTKVEVAKMIQMVKGEVTIHYNKLQADPKQGKSLDIVLKKVKHRLVENMSSGTADALGLSRAILCNDGLVKRLEELERTAELYKGLTEHTKSLLRAFFELSQTHRAFGDVFSVIGVREPQPAASEAFVKFADAHRNIEKFGIHLLKTIKPMLTDLNTYLNKAIPDTRLTIKKYLDVKFEYLSYCLKVKEMDDEEYSCIALGEPLYRVSTGNYEYRLILRCRQEARTRFAKMRKDVLEKIELLDQKHVQDIVFQLQRFVSTMSKYYDDCYAVLRDADVFPIEVDLARTTLNYGQKDTYTDGAEEEEGGESEREGSGKEDANGEKLIDDA, from the exons ATGTTTGCAGATTTGGATTATGATATTGAGGAAGATAAGCT AGGGATCCCCACTGTACCTGGGACAGTGACCTTGAAGAAGGACTCCCAGAATCTGATTGGGATCAGCATTGGGGGAGGAGCACAGTACTGCCCCTGTCTCTATATTGTCCAG GTATTCGATAACACTCCAGCAGCCTTAGATGGGACCGTAGCAGCAGGCGATGAAATCACAGGGGTCAATGGCAAGTCTGTCAAAGGGAAGACCAAGGTGGAGGTGGCCAAGATGATACAGATGGTAAAG GGAGAAGTGACAATTCACTACAACAAACTTCAGGCTGACCCAAAGCAGGGCAAGTCTTTGGATATTG TATTGAAGAAGGTAAAGCACCGACTGGTAGAGAACATGAGCTCAGGGACAGCAGATGCCCTGGGGTTAAGCCGAGCCATACTTTGCAATG ATGGATTGGTGAAGAGATTGGAGGAGCTAGAGAGGACTGCAGAGCTGTACAAAG GCTTGACAGAGCACACCAAGAGCCTTCTCAGAGCTTTCTTTGAGCTATCCCAGACGCACAGAG CATTTGGAGACGTTTTCTCTGTCATCGGTGTACGGGAGCCTCAACCAGCTGCCAGTGAAGCTTTTGTGAAATTTGCTGATGCCCATCGCAACATTGAGAAGTTTGGGATTCACCTTCTGAAAACAATTAAGCCG ATGCTGACTGACTTGAACACGTATCTGAATAAAGCCATTCCTGACACAAGGCTGACTATCAAAAAATACCTGGATGTCAAGTTTGAATATTTG TCTTACTGCCTGAAAGTCAAAGAGATGGATGATGAAGAATACAGCTGCATT GCTCTGGGTGAGCCCCTCTACCGAGTCAGCACCGGGAACTACGAGTACCGCCTTATCCTGCGTTGCCGCCAGGAGGCTCGCACGCGTTTTGCCAAGATGAGGAAAGACGTGCTAGAGAAAATAGAGCTCCTAGACCAGAAACATG TGCAGGACATCGTGTTCCAGCTCCAGCGTTTTGTCTCCACAATGTCCAAGTACTATGACGACTGCTATGCTGTGCTTCGAGACGCGGATGTCTTTCCCATTGAGGTGGACCTTGCCCGCACTACTCTGAACTATGGGCAGAAGGACACGTACACAGACGGggcagaagaagaagaaggaggagaaagtgAAAGAGAGGGTAGTGGGAAGGAGGATGCAAATGGTGAAAAGCTCATTGATGATGCCTGA
- the PICK1 gene encoding PRKCA-binding protein isoform X3, translating into MATPTADTSWGIGIPTVPGTVTLKKDSQNLIGISIGGGAQYCPCLYIVQVFDNTPAALDGTVAAGDEITGVNGKSVKGKTKVEVAKMIQMVKGEVTIHYNKLQADPKQGKSLDIVLKKVKHRLVENMSSGTADALGLSRAILCNDGLVKRLEELERTAELYKGLTEHTKSLLRAFFELSQTHRAFGDVFSVIGVREPQPAASEAFVKFADAHRNIEKFGIHLLKTIKPMLTDLNTYLNKAIPDTRLTIKKYLDVKFEYLSYCLKVKEMDDEEYSCIALGEPLYRVSTGNYEYRLILRCRQEARTRFAKMRKDVLEKIELLDQKHVQDIVFQLQRFVSTMSKYYDDCYAVLRDADVFPIEVDLARTTLNYGQKDTYTDGAEEEEGGESEREGSGKEDANGEKLIDDA; encoded by the exons ATGGCTACTCCCACTGCCgatacaagctgggggat AGGGATCCCCACTGTACCTGGGACAGTGACCTTGAAGAAGGACTCCCAGAATCTGATTGGGATCAGCATTGGGGGAGGAGCACAGTACTGCCCCTGTCTCTATATTGTCCAG GTATTCGATAACACTCCAGCAGCCTTAGATGGGACCGTAGCAGCAGGCGATGAAATCACAGGGGTCAATGGCAAGTCTGTCAAAGGGAAGACCAAGGTGGAGGTGGCCAAGATGATACAGATGGTAAAG GGAGAAGTGACAATTCACTACAACAAACTTCAGGCTGACCCAAAGCAGGGCAAGTCTTTGGATATTG TATTGAAGAAGGTAAAGCACCGACTGGTAGAGAACATGAGCTCAGGGACAGCAGATGCCCTGGGGTTAAGCCGAGCCATACTTTGCAATG ATGGATTGGTGAAGAGATTGGAGGAGCTAGAGAGGACTGCAGAGCTGTACAAAG GCTTGACAGAGCACACCAAGAGCCTTCTCAGAGCTTTCTTTGAGCTATCCCAGACGCACAGAG CATTTGGAGACGTTTTCTCTGTCATCGGTGTACGGGAGCCTCAACCAGCTGCCAGTGAAGCTTTTGTGAAATTTGCTGATGCCCATCGCAACATTGAGAAGTTTGGGATTCACCTTCTGAAAACAATTAAGCCG ATGCTGACTGACTTGAACACGTATCTGAATAAAGCCATTCCTGACACAAGGCTGACTATCAAAAAATACCTGGATGTCAAGTTTGAATATTTG TCTTACTGCCTGAAAGTCAAAGAGATGGATGATGAAGAATACAGCTGCATT GCTCTGGGTGAGCCCCTCTACCGAGTCAGCACCGGGAACTACGAGTACCGCCTTATCCTGCGTTGCCGCCAGGAGGCTCGCACGCGTTTTGCCAAGATGAGGAAAGACGTGCTAGAGAAAATAGAGCTCCTAGACCAGAAACATG TGCAGGACATCGTGTTCCAGCTCCAGCGTTTTGTCTCCACAATGTCCAAGTACTATGACGACTGCTATGCTGTGCTTCGAGACGCGGATGTCTTTCCCATTGAGGTGGACCTTGCCCGCACTACTCTGAACTATGGGCAGAAGGACACGTACACAGACGGggcagaagaagaagaaggaggagaaagtgAAAGAGAGGGTAGTGGGAAGGAGGATGCAAATGGTGAAAAGCTCATTGATGATGCCTGA